A genomic region of Manihot esculenta cultivar AM560-2 chromosome 15, M.esculenta_v8, whole genome shotgun sequence contains the following coding sequences:
- the LOC110600921 gene encoding rab3 GTPase-activating protein catalytic subunit: MEAPSFVSKAKIAFHSAAAKAERVFTDIKSDFKSDRADSDKQTAKESKRQLEDEYLKNDAESKGNNEGKHLRWRPTHIGTKQEWQDRLKNIRIGKKGAENHAEKVEETIMDIPFYDENMYIVYMKNDVEAKGSQVSAIVDRLNSTNPDSIPSTSVMKQLAIAIDAGKKHKTMKDILVSSGASSPIMERASLSLAAVKSLVLRDKEDKLASEFGADEEKVLSLIHSLFDVEGRFLKRNISSGSEALTLLRDIHGTPPESLLVKLSEVIGSFKTLRKMAFIWCKIISEVRRLWSEELHLPGIPLDDLPDLNSCLLYQKFQVFNCCLSRKRRHSLATESLELVMRDASSHAEQSVISNGTVSPSRILYARLSSGENVLRLGADQPADNLTLLETGEPVYSPITQEGPLLTEDLIKENEEFVLRTGSVGAGCSQLLSDMQAFKAANPGCILEDFVRWYSPPDWTDDLDEANGFFEGGDASSMRGQLSRRMQKEGNLWLELWETAKAVPAIKQAPLFDEDLAVEGVLQDLEELSPSELFEQLFISLLGLGFVMAESKLSSNNDLSKLFNEFKDYIVFTCQGSSWSEKVDDLCQVYETVEKMLLNPEEVLKAIKQTEETTSTTAGELKSRFKRLGLNFGSKDKNLRKSSLKDEKNSEISHRQPFSNFFDGKSSLFSKKPPKPEIASVAGDKSPPDENGWTIVNP; the protein is encoded by the exons ATGGAGGCGCCTTCTTTTGTGTCGAAAGCTAAGATCGCTTTCCATTCTGCTGCTGCTAAAGCTGAGCGAGTTTTTACTGATATTAAATCCGACTTTAAATCCGATCGAGCAG ATTCGGATAAGCAAACGGCAAAGGAATCGAAGAGGCAATTAGAAGATGAGTATCTTAAGAATGACGCTGAGTCAAAG GGTAATAATGAGGGGAAGCATTTGAGGTGGAGGCCTACACACATAGGGACGAAACAGGAGTGGCAAGATAGGTTGAAGAACATAAGAATTGGAAAGAAGGGAGCTGAAAATCATGCAGAGAAAGTAGAAGAAACAATCATGGATATTCCTTTTTATGATGAAAATATGTACATAGTGTACATGAAAAATGATGTTGAAGCGAAG GGTTCACAAGTATCTGCCATAGTAGATAGATTAAATTCTACCAATCCAGATAGCATCCCCTCAACATCTGTCATGAAGCAGTTGGCTATAGCTATTGA TGCTGGGAAGAAGCACAAAACAATGAAAGATATTTTGGTATCATCTGGAGCCTCTTCACCTATCATGGAGAGGGCAAGCTTGAGCCTTGCTGCAGTTAAGTCATTAGTGCTTCGTGACAAGGAGGATAAGCTTGCATCTGAGTTTGGTGCCGATGAGGAGAAGGTTTTGTCCTTGATACATTCACTGTTTGATGTAG AGGGAAGGTTTCTCAAAAGGAACATCAGCTCTGGTTCAGAAGCATTAACTTTGCTTAGAGATATCCATGGTACTCCTCCTGAGAGCTTGCTTGTCAAGCTATCTGAAGTAATTGGAAGCTTTAAAACATTGCGGAAAATGGCATTTATATGGTGCAAAATTATTTCTGAA GTGAGAAGACTCTGGTCTGAAGAACTACATTTACCTGGCATCCCTTTGGATGATCTTCCAGATCTAAATTCCTGTCTTTTATACCAGAAATTTCAGGTCTTCAATTGCTGTCTTTCCAGGAAAAGGCGTCACAGTCTGGCCACTGAATCGCTAGAATTGGTAATGAGGGATGCCAGTTCACATGCTGAACAGTCGGTTATTTCTAATGGGACTGTCAGCCCAAGTCGTATTTTGTATGCTAGATTGAGCAGTGGGGAAAATGTCCTTCGGTTGGGTGCTGATCAGCCAGCTGACAATTTAACTCTTTTGGAAACAGGTGAACCAGTGTACTCCCCAATAACACAG GAAGGGCCTTTGCTTACTGAAGAtcttataaaagaaaatgaggagTTTGTGCTTCGAACTGGGAG TGTTGGTGCTGGGTGTTCTCAACTACTCTCTGACATGCAGGCCTTCAAG GCTGCAAATCCTGGTTGTATCTTGGAAGATTTTGTAAGATGGTACTCTCCTCCGGACTGGACAGATGACCTTGATGAGGCTAATGGGTTTTTTGAGGGAGGCGATGCATCTTCTATGAGGGGTCAACTTAGTCGTCGAATGCAAAAGGAAG GAAACTTGTGGCTTGAACTGTGGGAAACAGCCAAAGCGGTACCAGCTATTAAACAGGCTCCCCTATTTGATGAGGATTTGGCAGT GGAGGGTGTTCTGCAAGACCTAGAGGAACTCTCACCTTCTGAGCTGTTTGAAcaactttttatttcttta CTTGGATTAGGATTTGTGATGGCAGAATCAAAACTCTCCAGTAACAATGATTTGTCAAAGCTATTTAATGAGTTTAAAGACTATATTGTTTTCACTTGTCAAGGAAGCAGCTGGAGCGAGAAAGTGGATGATCTTTGCCAG GTGTATGAAACAGTGGAGAAAATGCTACTGAATCCAGAAGAAGTCCTAAAGGCAATAAAGCAGACAGAAGAAACCACCAGCACCACTGCGGGTGAACTAAAAAGTAGGTTTAAGAGGCTTGGCCTGAACTTCGGCAGCAAGGATAAAAACCTGAGAAAATCATCTTTAAAAGATGAGAAAAATTCAGAGATCTCACATCGTCAACCATTCTCTAATTTCTTTGATGGGAAGTCATCATTATTTTCGAAGAAGCCTCCTAAGCCTGAAATTGCATCTGTTGCAGGTGACAAATCTCCTCCAGATGAAAATGGTTGGACAATTGTGAACCCATGA